One genomic window of Cololabis saira isolate AMF1-May2022 chromosome 3, fColSai1.1, whole genome shotgun sequence includes the following:
- the LOC133441099 gene encoding free fatty acid receptor 2-like — MTVQECNTGLCLSVYIFTFVLGFPANVLAFYTFCKKVRLRPTPIDILLLNLTISDLLFLLFLPFKMQEVMSNMRWNMPYILCPLSGFIFYMTIYNSTFFLTAVSVERYLGVAFPIQHTLKRKPVYAVAASIFFWFLSVFHLSIVFIVPFIGRDNQKNATHAVHIVNRDVCYQNFTEKQLNVLLPVRLELCIVLFCIPFLISCFCYINFIRILSKLNNINRRRRLRAIGMALGTLLVFALCFGPYNVSHIVGFATWKSPHWRDKALLCSTFNACLDPLIFYFSSSAVRGNVGRIIEGVKSQLGRLMCCHVLLGSQEGINKTAKDKEQKESTNTI, encoded by the coding sequence ATGACTGTGCAGGAGTGCAACACTGGGCTGTGTCTCTCCGTCTACATCTTTACCTTTGTGCTGGGCTTCCCAGCAAATGTCCTCGCCTTCTATACCTTCTGCAAGAAAGTGAGGCTGAGGCCGACACCGATTGACATCCTGCTTCTGAACCTGACCATCTCCGACCTGCTCTTTCTCCTCTTCCTGCCATTCAAGATGCAAGAAGTGATGAGCAACATGAGATGGAACATGCCCTATATCCTCTGCCCACTCTCTGGCTTCATCTTCTACATGACTATCTACAACAGCACCTTCTTCCTCACCGCTGTGAGTGTAGAACGCTACTTGGGTGTGGCCTTCCCTATCCAGCACACCCTAAAGCGCAAACCTGTCTATGCTGTTGCTGCTAGCATTTTCTTCTGGTTTTTGTCCGTCTTTCATCTTAGCATTGTGTTTATCGTGCCCTTCATAGGCAGAGACAATCAGAAAAATGCCACCCATGCTGTTCATATAGTCAACAGGGACGTTTGTTATCAAAACTTCACTGAGAAACAACTAAATGTCCTCCTACCTGTTCGACTGGAACTCTGCATTGTACTGTTCTGCATCCCTTTTCTCATTAGCTGTTTCTGCTACATCAACTTCATCAGGATTTTGTCCAAGCTGAACAACATCAACCGGCGCAGGCGCCTTCGGGCCATTGGCATGGCTTTGGGAACGCTGCTGGTGTTTGCTTTATGCTTCGGCCCCTACAACGTGTCACACATCGTGGGTTTCGCAACATGGAAAAGCCCTCACTGGAGAGACAAAGCCCTGCTGTGCAGCACGTTTAACGCCTGTCTAGACCCGCTTATTTTCTACTTCTCTTCCTCTGCCGTGAGAGGGAACGTGGGCCGAATTATCGAAGGGGTTAAAAGTCAACTGGGCAGGCTCATGTGCTGTCACGTACTCCTGGGCTCTCAGGAGGGAATTAACAAGACTGCAAAAGATAAGGAACAGAAAGAGTCGACTAATACTATCTGA